The DNA sequence CCGGGATCGGATAGCTTGCCGGCTTGACGGTCCGAAACGCATAGCGGCCGTCCCCGTCCGTCCGGAACTTGCCACGCAGGCTGAACTCGGGCGCGCTCGCCTGGCCCCCGTAAAAACCGTTCGGCGCGGCGTGCCAGATGTCGAGCAGCGCTCCGGCGAGCGGCGCGCCGTTCAGGCCGGTCACGCGGCCGGAAACGAACGTGGTCTCCCCACGTATCTTTTCAGCGATATTCGCCCCCGTCGGGAACTCTGGCGCGCCCTCGAGATAGAAGGGGCCGAGCAGAGTCGGTTCCGTGGCCCCTGACGGCACCGCGTGCGTGATCGCGTCCACCAGGATGGAGACCCCGAGCGTGTCCGACAGAAGGATGAACTCCTGCCGCTTGTCGTCGCACATCTGCCCGGTCTCCGTCAGGAACTTGATCCCCTGGAACCACTCCGTCTCGGTCAGGCCCACCTCGCGGACAAAGGCGTGCAGGTGCGTGACCAGGCTCGTCATGATCTGCTTGAGGCGTTTGTCCGGCGTGTGCTCGAGCTGTCGGAGAAGTGTGTCGGTGACCGTGTGTCCGGGGAAATCGCGCATCGCAAGACCCTCCCCTTCGGCTCGGGGCCGGCTAGACCCCGAGGTAGTACTTCTTGACCAACTCGTGTTCGCTCAGCTCCCTGGTGCTGTGCCCCTCGAACTCGATTTTACCGTGGACGATGATGTAGCCCCGGTCCGCGATCTTGGTGGCCTGGTTGAAGTTTTGCTCCGCCATCAGCACCGTGAGCTGATAACGCTCCTTCAGCTCCTTGATCTTCCCGATCACGCGGCTGACCAGGATCGGCGCCAGCCCCAGCGAGGGCTCATCCACGAGCAGCATCTTAGGGGCGGACATGAGGGCGCGGGCGATCGCCAGCATCTGCTGCTCGCCCCCGCTCATGCTCCCCGCCAGCTGTCGCCTCCGCTGTGCCAGGATCGGGAACGCCTCGAAGCAGAACTGCAGGTTCCGCTCAATGTCCTTGCGAGCGTCCGTCCGATAGGCGCCCAGGAGGAGGTTCTCATCCACGGTGAGCTTCGGAAAGAGCCGGCGCCCCTCCGGCACCAGGGTGATCCCCAGATTCACGAGCTGCTCGGGCGACTTTCCCACCAGGTCGATGCGTCGGCCATCGGTCTCGAGGAAGATCTCGCCGGCATCGGGTTGGACCATGCCCATGATGCATTTCATGAGGGTGCTCTTGCCGTTCCCGTTCGTGCCGAGCAGGACGACTGTCTCCCCCTCGTTCACCTCGAGGGAGAGCCCGTGTAGCACCCGCACCGCCCCGTAGCCGGCATCCACGTCTTTGACGACGATCCTACTCGCCAAGGTAGGCCCTCTCGACTTCTTTGTTGCGCAGGATGTCGTCCGGGGTCCCTTCGGCAATCTTCTCGCCCGCGTCGAGGACGACGATCCGCTCCGAGAACCGCATGACCGCGCGCATGATGTGCTCGATCATGATGATAGTCATTCCCCCTTCGTTAAGCTTGAACAGGATAGCCAGGATGTCGTCCACCTCCGCACTCGAGAGCCCCGCCATGGCTTCGTCCGAGATCAGCAGCTTCGGCCTCGCCGCCAAGGCCCGTCCCAGCTCCAGTTTCCGCATCTCAATCTGGGTAAGCCCTGCGGGCGTCACGCCGGCCGTCGACTCGAGCCCCATGAGCCTGAGAATGTCCATCGCCTCGGACGCGACGTCCGCCCCGTGGGAATGTGCGTGAGCGGCGTACTCCAGCGG is a window from the Candidatus Rokuibacteriota bacterium genome containing:
- a CDS encoding intradiol ring-cleavage dioxygenase, whose translation is MRDFPGHTVTDTLLRQLEHTPDKRLKQIMTSLVTHLHAFVREVGLTETEWFQGIKFLTETGQMCDDKRQEFILLSDTLGVSILVDAITHAVPSGATEPTLLGPFYLEGAPEFPTGANIAEKIRGETTFVSGRVTGLNGAPLAGALLDIWHAAPNGFYGGQASAPEFSLRGKFRTDGDGRYAFRTVKPASYPIPVDGPVGKMVVALGRQIYRPAHIHFIVSAKGYETLCTHIFVADDPYLEVDPVFAMKSSLVTEFVRHDAAEEARARGVAAPFYTMEYDFALTPAA
- a CDS encoding ABC transporter ATP-binding protein — its product is MTNTLLEVQDVTKRFGGFQALSSVSLRVRERERFGLIGPNGSGKTTLINCVSGALRNDGGRIVFEGRDITGVPAYQRTRLGIARSFQIPKPFTSMTVLENLCIPLEYAAHAHSHGADVASEAMDILRLMGLESTAGVTPAGLTQIEMRKLELGRALAARPKLLISDEAMAGLSSAEVDDILAILFKLNEGGMTIIMIEHIMRAVMRFSERIVVLDAGEKIAEGTPDDILRNKEVERAYLGE
- a CDS encoding ABC transporter ATP-binding protein, giving the protein MASRIVVKDVDAGYGAVRVLHGLSLEVNEGETVVLLGTNGNGKSTLMKCIMGMVQPDAGEIFLETDGRRIDLVGKSPEQLVNLGITLVPEGRRLFPKLTVDENLLLGAYRTDARKDIERNLQFCFEAFPILAQRRRQLAGSMSGGEQQMLAIARALMSAPKMLLVDEPSLGLAPILVSRVIGKIKELKERYQLTVLMAEQNFNQATKIADRGYIIVHGKIEFEGHSTRELSEHELVKKYYLGV